caattcaataccagaatcaATATCTCTATCTGGCAGCATGCCCGGAAAgtctgctggaaacacatctggatagtctctcactaccgTAACTGattcaacagtaggagtatcaacactgacatctctcacgaAGGCTAGGTATGCATCACACCCTTCTCAACTATCCAGTGTAccttaaggaaggacacaaccctgctaggaacataatccaaggtacccttccactccaactgcggtgaacctggcatagccaacgtcaccatcttggcatgacaatcaagaatagcgtgatagagAGACAACCactccatgcctaaaataacatcaatgtcTACCATATTGGGCAATAATAGATCAAATCTTGTCTTAAAACCACCAATAAAaactaaacatgaccgatacaaacagtcaacaataatagaatctctcataggtgtggacacataaacatgagaactcaaggaatcacgagatagacccaaatacggagcaaagtaagatgatacatatgagtaCGTAGAGcatgtatcaaataagactgatgcatctctatgacaaaccagaacaatacctgtgataacggcATCTGATGCAATCGCCTCTGTCCTACCCTAAAAAGCATAACGTCTGGCCTGacccccctctagggcaacccctaCTTGCctaacctccacccctagctatcTGTGTAGGAGGAGCGACAACTGGAGCAGTAACCATGGCTTAAGAAGTCTGGGGACCCTGTGGAATACATGGAGCATGAGTAGTCTGTGGAGatgcaaccctcctaagtctggggaagCCCTTCATCATAGGatgagtatcaccacactcaaaataagttATCAGAGTACATGACTGCTGAAACTGGCTCGAGCTTGGTCGGATAGACTGACCgttaaaagcaccccgtgcaggaggtgcactagacggtgcataatgggcaacctgagacctggGAGTAGCTGGAGTACCACTttaagctggaagtgctgaatgaactggacaactcacatagcctctaccatgatgggttgCAACCGGGGCACATGTACCACTATATCCTTTAGAAtctcaaggcctcttggcctccctgtcctcacTCTCCCGGCCCCGCTTACCCTCTAATCTCtgtgcgatctctaccacctactgatatggggtatctttctccaactctcgagccatgctgaatctaataccatagttgagcccctcgataaatcggcGGACTTGCTCTATAACTgtggaaaccaaggcaggtgcatgtctggaaaaCTTAATAAATCTaatagcatactctgacacaatcatagTACCCtgatgcaactgctcaaactccgcacgccatgcatcccgaaggctctggggacaaactctctcaagaacatctctaaaaactaagaccatgtgagtgaagctgcatcggctagGCTACCCTTCATATaagccaccactgatacgctggcCCCGACAGCTGAAATATAGGAAAAACAACCTCGCTCGTCTCCAAAATACCCATCGTGCGGATAATATGGTGGCATATCTCTAGGAAACCCATTTGCATCCTCTGTAGGTAGGccgctaaaagtaggagggtggtacttcttgttcTTCTCAAGTCTAATATActcctcctcagatgttgctgccctaacttCAGGCTGAACGGCAACAGCCGGCTACATTGATATAACCTCTGGAACCTGGTCAACATAAACCCGCTGATCTGGGGTACGAGCCGAATGAGTCCGAGCTCCTTCCCCAACCTGAGATATGGCTagtgcaagtgggatcaaccccgcttgagctagagtaccaaacatactcaagaactgtgctagggtctcctgaagtgcaggggtggcaACAGGCACCTTAGGTGCTTggcccccaactggagctactggtggctcctctgtcgcagcctGGGCATGTGCTCTGGCTACACAACATGCCcatcctcggcctctgcccttgCCCTGGCCTCTCACTACTCTAGCATGGGGCACATatgtctgatcgtcggatccagTGGTGcatgtccttaccatctgtgacaGAATAGAAAAACAAtgatttagaatttcgaagtcaataaATTTGCACTATAAGGAATCAAATAAGTGAAGTTTCCTATCAGTTTCATAACCTCTTAAAGATAAGTAtaaacatctccgtaccgatccgcaagactctgctaaACCTCATTATGACTCGTAACatttatgaacctagagctctgatactaacttgtcacgaccccaaatctccctccgtaggatatcatgatggcacctagtctctaaaactaggtaatcctaacatacATAACAGATTACGAAGATAATAATAAGACTTCCAATTAAACCAACAACTATCATAAAAGGActccacaatacaactgaaaataacggccaaaatctggtgagaccaagtcataagctctacacgagtaTTCTGAAACATCCCTAATACATCAGTATCTATAAAAGGAGAATGAAATAGAAACTAAGATacagggtgactccgaggcctgcgaacgatggtaggtatatcttgaagtctctgaTCTAAGCTCAACTCACGGATGCCTAGGCTGATATGAAGTACTTgattctgcacaaaaagatatgtagaagcgtagtatgagtacaccacaacagtacctagtaagtatcaagcctaacctcggtagagtagtgacgaggtcaggtaatGACACatactggaataaataaagaaactgaacaggtatagtacaatataataatggaaataatggaaatgatacaataaagaaatataacaagaatagctacactgaagTTAAGGAAATAAAGACATCGCATGAGAAACACATAGTAAGAATGCCAAGGAAATGATGCAGACTAATGGAAGTGATGTAAATAAAAGATAGCAataagaatcactaccgaggtactgcctcgtagtcttaTTTCACAAtcaaaatcacaatctttccttataccactgtggaagccttgcatttagttttgaaaatcattttcctgaAATACCTAcctgcgttttagcccaccttatcacaccgcgtggtttcaagtagttcccctactagcaacacacgtatcaagcccaccttatctcaccgcatgcgtatcaacccctatccttataccactgcatgcgtatcaataacacaacatatcacaaatcccacctcaagtgcccaataccacaacttgccaaagaattCAACTATAgtaatgtttccacaataaatagcccatgactcaaccacaatatgtacaagagtctTAACTATGGCAAccaaaagtgaataactcaacaagaatggtatttcaataaTTTACAACTTTGCCCCAATGTGATTatgacttttacaacttcaacaccaaaactcaacatcaagatattccaagaaataacaacttcaagtaaggtaacTCAATAGTTAAGTATTTAACAAGGAAATGAgaaaacaataacttcaactaagcatgtaagggaaaataacaagtaagagatgagacaagtattaacaatgtcaagTGAAGTATGTAAGGATAGATTAAAGATGATGAATATAATGTGTGATGATAATTCGATTAAAGTCATGAAAAGAATCCACATAGcttaaaccggtcaattaccatatttagtccgtgtacccactcgtcaccttgcgtacacgactttcacgtaccacaattaacacaaaacaacaccaatcctaagtaTATGTTCCACttccacaaagttagacaagatactaaTCTCAAAACATGCTAACTCAATCGACTAGtgttacacctcatgttttcATACGTAAGAGTACGTCATAGGACAATTAATGTaaactcagaaatgagatcatttttgaaagtacattaaggtaagttaataatgttaccttgAAGGTTACAAAtccttaagatcatggataacaagtaccaagagggttgaaacacttagaagctaaacaaactgaagaaaataagtttcgtcgaaagtcgacaagttgggaatattataacatgtactctTAGGATAAGaatagggttcttaacatgataatgaggttattttatgagttattttagtcgcattatagtcgtgtgttacgttttgaagtcaagcaagttgtggaacaaatgtcggcaaaggtcatcacaagttacattcataatgtgctgaaaattaggtcaaatgtagatgcttttttctcccaatatactagAAATTAAAGGATGATCCatatatcaaattgaatatctacgagtctcatttctaacacattaaatcatttgtcgatacgacatcagagtagagagatatttgcatttttgtgAGACCTCGCAAGTAGCTCTCAAtaggacccacttaggcggtggtcgACCTACTTCACTTTATAAACGATTTGGACGCCTATTCTTTTCTCATATTAGACTCAAATTCGTATCCAAACATCTCCTAACCCTACTAAATAGATACCATAAGGGTTTGAAGTTATTCCAaagtgattacaccatatttcaacatcaaaagttagttccagtaaagaacaacacctctttgaggttgtgttattattgaggatagttgtgggaTGTGTTTGGATGAAATTTAAAGTTGTTGCTACTGTATAAGGTGAGTATAACAGCCTACTAATTGTGCTTAAGCTTGCGtgtatgttggttaagttgttaggatgataaactacaagataatacttggattatTTTAGgtcacttctatggtgttgtattgccattgagggctgttgtaagctaaatataacttggatttagacttgaaactACTGTAGGAGGTATTTTTATTGTGTTCttgcatgtgcttaaggttatcttgatgtttattaagttaaatggatggactagacatgaactagtgaataaagttgctaattgaagatagttggagttgtagATTGTTTCcttagttataaatatatggtataaggatgGAATAATTGATGAATGACggcattatcatgttaatgatactgttAAGTTAATATAAGAAGTCTATAATGGGTGATATGGGTTATACGGATTCCAATCGGAGCATGCCGCTCgccgtgaagtagttgtgacttgttattgttatatggtgtcttgttattgatatttatatgtttATGGATTTATATGGTTTtttttgttggtatatggtattggaggaggcccttgttagaggggagatgctgcccaaatttacataaatgagctactagtttaagttgcggacttagcctttactcaacactgattttgaccCTCCTTTTGCTATGGTacattgagttgagttgtttgaagaattaattGGAAGGTATTAAAGACTCAAcgaagttaaggtatgttaaggctatctcttctttcattttggaatgatccatatgatacaaacgaaacgagcaaacgtggaactttcacaaatgactctattcttagaagtactaggggtgcctatattcTGGATTCCCAATGTGTTCTATTATTATATAGTCtattcatgggtatcagaaaatatgtaagttgataaagtttatttcatgatattaaccgaaggcatattgatcttatgacatcccgagtaatcttattgacttactttttatgcattgcattcatttttacatttatattgacccatgaccagatggagttatatatgcgtatattatatgtatatagggtaTTGAggaaggttatggcgttatatacacaccaccacctgatcagctggtatacgttgatgatttcgcctacAGAggacgagatgatatgatgggatacccttagaggcttgatgatgttatgtacacatatatctatgcatgatatgacatttatacacatatgcatgacattataaatgtttcatcattcacatagctattcagacttacaggttgagttctttactccatgtttcttttatgtcttttatatactgctttcatgccttacatacttggtactttatttgtactaacgtcccttttgcatggGGACACTATGTTACATGCCCATAGGTCCCTatagataggttgacagtcctcctagtagacTATCATCTCAAtgaaaggtgttggtgcactccacttgatccggagttactatttggtcagtatgatatggacatgtattgattggtatggaggggccctgtcccaacctttatgacgtttatgtatcttagaggcttgtagacagatgtcatgtataggGGTACTTGTATGGCCTTTCCGACCTatattttgagtgtacaaatgatcatgtcggccttatttgcccgtatgtcacatgtataagtttctatatcatgttgggtcatcctatgtatagtccttatgttttattctgatTATATCATAATGGCCCTTCTGGCCATTTACTTATGATGGTGTggtaagaaagatacgttacgttggtactcggttgagtaaggcatcggGTGACCGTCGTGGCTCTCCGATTTGGGTCATAAtctttgagaaatattcagatggaagttagggtagttaaaggaaccgtataagtgttatggaaataaaagagagtgccaatAGGAAGATAGtcaaaaatttcaattcataagCAACCCTACGAGTACAAGGGCGCAGAGGTAAGTAACTAGGGATAATTATTGGCGAgcaaggacatcaaaaattccatcaggtatatgatgtaataagctcataactttacaagagtcagagggtctcccctaagtactacaataaaagactagctgaggaaataaggaagaaggcttcaacctaagcatagtaacttgaagaagaaatgatcttgtaacaacagtctcactatacCATCGTATGCAgtctataagaaagtggcacctattgtgacTAATGAGCGgaaagtaaaaatcaaaagttatatttaagatcatatgagttacaggaaattccagtatttgtgggcactaagataagccaagcatTCATACAGAAAGTGACAaaatgaccaggaaaagtaaatgcttatgtttaaaggcaaCTGATAAGGCACAAAAGAAAacctatggtgctagcaagttaaagtaagattgcgagtagtatgaacatatatatgtagatcgcaagctaaagtatggtagagtgaAAAAGGTTTTAGGTatataggagtaaggataagaaaatgtgagtgagaaggtgatgagaataggtaagtcctcgggattaaacccatcaaaataagagagttgatgccttccgtaagttatagaaagctcggtaCAATCTAAATGAaatcagaggagtctaagactgggagaaattagaagagatgaaatgttgccctggtaggaAAATAAGGTTGTAAtagtgatagataagaggatgacgtttaggcctttgattgagtaatgattttgagaaaagagatttcatgaattgcaagggattagaacccatatgataaatcatattgggatgctatgaaatatggttattaaagtatagtatcgtccctaggtggatcaggcaaatcacttcaaatgtttcccgatgagacgtgagccttagtgacaatgtattacgtaagagatttcaagttatcaatggtagattatggatcaacattaaggaGAATCAGCAACGGATAGATAAAAGTTatacagtatgagatgagattaggcagTGATTCTtatgatgaacagtaatgaataagatctaaaggacttagatttatacatacaaaataagcagcgagagagtaacctagagttgggtagcatacctcggtaataataaaccgaagtaagtgttatagtatagtataacctacctagatgtattAAAGCTATACGTATATATAACCAAGGCTATGATACAAGATATAACAATGGTCGTAAGTTCGACTAAGTACCGAGATAAGAACTtcaatacacctatagatgcaccgag
This sequence is a window from Nicotiana tomentosiformis chromosome 5, ASM39032v3, whole genome shotgun sequence. Protein-coding genes within it:
- the LOC138893216 gene encoding uncharacterized protein — translated: MVTAPVVAPPTQIARGGVFIGGFKTRFDLLLPNMVDIDVILGMEWLSLYHAILDCHAKMVTLAMPGSPQLEWKAFVRDVSVDTPTVESVTVVRDYPDVFPADFPGMLPDRDIDSGIELSMGTQSISIPSYRMTPAKLKELKDQLQDLLDKGFIRLALDKH